In Sulfurimonas sp., the genomic window GCTTCATATTCGATATATAAACAATTAGGTCCATACTTCTCATGAGCTGCTACATGAACTCGATTAACAGTGTTAGGATCTTGAGAAAATCCCCAGTCAGCTCCAAAATGATAATGTTCAATACGAGGATTTGATTCAAAGTCTTCAATAATCCATTTACTATGAAAGATTTGTTCTGCTGTATTTTTCTTAAGTTCACCTTCCCAAATATGTAAGTATAAATCAGGATCTGTTCGAGCCATGTGATCTTTTTGTTTTTGTAGTACCAATGGAAAGTGTTTATTGTCTTGCCAATTAACTTTAACAATTAAAGCATTATCAGGAATATTTTCACCACCTACAAATTTATTATAGATAGCATCATCTTCGTATCTCGGATTAAAAGTTATCCAGATTTCAGAACCAGGTTTTCTAATTGTTGGATCTAATATTTCCCACGATCTGGCACTAATACTTTCAGCCTCTTCAATCCAACATATATCAACACCTTCAAATGATTTGATTTTAGAGAGATTAGTATATAAACCTTTGAATAGAAACTCAGAGCCATTAGAATGACGTATAACATCATTCTGTACTGTGAAGCCTGTAAGACCTAATAGATCAATTTGATCGCTTAATAACTTATGTACTGAGTCTTTAATCGAGTCTTGTATCTCTCTCGTACATAATATTCTAAGAGGTTTGTTCATTGACATCAATAACAAGATCCGAGCTACGGTCCAAGACTTAGAAGATCCACGACCTCCATAAGCTACTTTGTACCGCATTTCTTTAGTAGCAAAACCTTTAAGTTTTTTATTAAGACCTATATTCATTCTCAATCTTTAGTTCAAGAATTTTATTCTCAATACGTTTAACTCTACTTTGATTTCTGAATGTAGCTATAATCCAGATGATTGACCAAAAACCACCAGTTAACAAAGTTAATATAAAATGTAATATGTGTTTAGTATTAATCTTACTTTTTTCTAACTCGAGCTTTACAATTTCATTATTCATGATTTACTCCCAACTAATATTTATATTTTGATTAACAGGTTGTTTCTGCTGATTGTCTTTTTCAAATGCTCCAGTATGTTTACCTAATAATTCCAAGGCTTTCATCTTATCATGTACTTTCATAATAGGAACATCTTCATATTGATCTTTACCTGTTTTAATTCTTTTTGTTTGATAACTTGAAATAGCAGCTTTAGAATTTTCATCTAATTCACTCAAAGGTTTTAATCCCATATCATCATAGAAGTCTTCAACATTTAACATAGCAACTTTAGCTATTTCTGCTACAACCATATCAGCTGTTATCTTAGTACGAGTTGATCTTAATTTGATTAAATGTTGAACATATTCCTGTACGTTAATGTTTGATAATAATTGAACACCTTGTACATTTGCACCTTTTTCACTATAACCTGCAGCTCGAACTGCACGAGAAGCATTAAAATCTATA contains:
- a CDS encoding PBSX family phage terminase large subunit, producing the protein MNIGLNKKLKGFATKEMRYKVAYGGRGSSKSWTVARILLLMSMNKPLRILCTREIQDSIKDSVHKLLSDQIDLLGLTGFTVQNDVIRHSNGSEFLFKGLYTNLSKIKSFEGVDICWIEEAESISARSWEILDPTIRKPGSEIWITFNPRYEDDAIYNKFVGGENIPDNALIVKVNWQDNKHFPLVLQKQKDHMARTDPDLYLHIWEGELKKNTAEQIFHSKWIIEDFESNPRIEHYHFGADWGFSQDPNTVNRVHVAAHEKYGPNCLYIEYEANDRPYDEDERNTSSDLDQLPDLWEDVPGITRYEIFADSARPETVSYMNGKGFNVSSVSKWPGSIEDGISYIRAFDKVIIHSRCKNTIWEFKSYKYKVDSKSGQITNKIIDKFNHHIDAIRYALSLMIKGEIVDYSKIV
- a CDS encoding terminase small subunit; translation: MTDRQRAFAEEYIIDFNASRAVRAAGYSEKGANVQGVQLLSNINVQEYVQHLIKLRSTRTKITADMVVAEIAKVAMLNVEDFYDDMGLKPLSELDENSKAAISSYQTKRIKTGKDQYEDVPIMKVHDKMKALELLGKHTGAFEKDNQQKQPVNQNINISWE